The Argiope bruennichi chromosome 9, qqArgBrue1.1, whole genome shotgun sequence genome contains a region encoding:
- the LOC129984971 gene encoding uncharacterized protein F54H12.2-like, translating to MDSRACACLQSELDLFNVNPVQLSTEDSSFTEIFPVASLNEKTPIEFYVSGSGEHYLDLSHTLLHLQVKIKKRNGAVIGTPDQVAPINYLLNTLFSECSVTLNDKQVSSQANYAYRCIFDALLSPRAVQESMLTSGLFYKDAASKHESVELANVGDNANSGYQTRYNICKDSKLIDMIGPLHFDLGNQSKCLINSVNLRIKLERNKDSFALMSATQDFKVVIYHASLFVRKIKVAPSVVIAHELALSKGVIKMPIRRTEVKSFALSSGMQSITIPNAFIGQLPTRLIMGMVSNAAFNGDFSKNPFNFKHYDLSYLCILDGNRMIPSKPFQPKFDNSNSYSRCYMSLFTDLGRYHKDQDINISYTEYKDGYTLFAVDLTPDLNADGMHESISRNGNLTIDIKFSKALSETVNLIVFSEYRNTIEIDKSRSIFSDF from the coding sequence atggatTCCCGAGCGTGTGCTTGCTTGCAGAGTGAATTAGACCTTTTTAACGTGAATCCTGTACAATTATCAACAGAAGACAGCTCATTCACTGAGATTTTTCCTGTTGCATCTCTGAATGAAAAGACGCCAATTGAATTTTACGTAAGCGGAAGTGGTGAACATTATCTGGACTTATCCCATACACTTCTGCATCtacaagtgaaaattaaaaagagaaatggaGCAGTAATTGGAACGCCTGATCAAGTGGCTCCTATCAATTATCTCCTTAATACGCTATTTTCTGAATGTTCAGTTACATTAAATGACAAGCAGGTTTCTTCGCAAGCTAACTACGCATATAGATGTATTTTCGATGCTTTGCTTTCACCTCGAGCTGTTCAAGAATCAATGCTAACATCGGGTCTTTTCTACAAAGACGCTGCTTCTAAGCATGAATCAGTAGAACTAGCTAATGTTGGTGATAATGCAAATTCCGGTTACCAAACTAGATATAACATCTGCAAAGATAGTAAACTTATAGATATGATAGGTCCATTACATTTCGATCTAGGCAATCAGAGCAAATGTCTTATAAATTCGGTGAATCTTCGGatcaaattagaaagaaataaggATTCTTTTGCTCTGATGTCAGCCACGCAAGATTTTAAAGTAGTTATATATCACGCATcattatttgttaggaaaatTAAAGTCGCTCCCTCAGTCGTGATTGCCCATGAATTAGCTTTAAGCAAGGGAGTTATAAAAATGCCTATTCGCAGAACAGAAGTGAAATCATTCGCACTTTCTTCAGGAATGCAATCAATAACTATCCCTAATGCGTTCATTGGACAATTACCGACACGACTTATAATGGGTATGGTATCTAATGCTGCATTTAAtggggatttttcaaaaaatccattCAATTTCAAGCATTATGATTTATCATATCTTTGTATATTAGATGGCAATCGTATGATTCCGTCAAAGCCCtttcaaccaaaatttgataattctaacaGTTACAGCAGATGTTATATGAGTCTATTTACTGATTTGGGTAGATATCATAAAGATCAAGACATTAATATAAGTTACACTGAATATAAAGATGGGTATACGCTGTTCGCTGTAGATTTGACGCCCGATCTCAACGCGGACGGAATGCACGAAAGTATTTCACGCAATGGTAATTTaactattgatataaaattcagcAAAGCATTATCTGAAActgtaaatttaatagttttttcagaGTATCGAAATACTATAGAAATCGACAAAAGTCGcagtattttttcagatttttga